In the genome of Populus nigra chromosome 9, ddPopNigr1.1, whole genome shotgun sequence, one region contains:
- the LOC133703055 gene encoding cytochrome P450 72A15-like has protein sequence MTITVTSILVSIVYVAVLRWAWRVLNWVWFRPKKVERCLRQQGFAGKPYRLLFGDWKEKSDMLKEARTKPIGLSDALLPRVMPFLHQLVKDYGKNSFMWIGPKPRVNIMNPDQIREVFMKINEYQKPSHPLLKHLACGLGSHEGEKWAKHRKIINPAFHQEKLKLMIPAFYESCSGMINKWEKLVSVDEGSCELDVWPDLQGLTCDAISRTSFGSNYEEGKRIFDLLKELTDLTVHFIIKAIVIPGYRFLPIPSNRRLKAIDKEIKASLNALINKREQAMSAGEDAKNDLLGLLLESNFREIQEHGNTKSVGMSIEDVIDECKIFYVAGQETTSVLLTWTMVLLAQYPNWQARAREEVVQVFGNKTPDFDGLNHLKVVTMILYEVLRLYPPVIMLNRDVHEEIKLGNLLLPAGVQISVPTILLHQDHELWGDDASEFKPERFAEGVSKATKSQVSFLPFGWGPRICVGQNFSLIEAKMALAMVLQRYSFELSPSYIHAPRTVITLQPQHGAPMILRKL, from the exons ATGACAATAACAGTCACTTCAATTCTAGTCTCCATTGTTTATGTTGCAGTGCTAAGATGGGCATGGAGAGTTTTGAACTGGGTTTGGTTTCGTCCGAAGAAGGTCGAGAGGTGCTTGAGACAACAAGGTTTTGCAGGCAAGCCTTACCGGCTTTTGTTTGGAGACTGGAAAGAAAAATCAGATATGTTGAAGGAAGCAAGGACCAAACCCATTGGTTTATCAGACGCTCTTCTACCTCGTGTCATGCCCTTCCTCCATCAACTGGTCAAGGATTATG GTAAGAATTCATTTATGTGGATTGGGCCGAAACCAAGAGTGAACATCATGAACCCTGATCAGATAAGGGAAGTATTCATGAAGATAAATGAATATCAGAAGCCCTCGCACCCGCTGTTGAAACATCTAGCATGTGGACTTGGAAGTCACGAGGGTGAAAAATGGGCTAAACATAGAAAGATAATCAACCCAGCATTCCATCAAGAGAAGCTAAAG CTTATGATACCTGCGTTTTACGAGAGTTGTAGTGGGATGATTAACAAGTGGGAGAAGCTGGTCTCTGTAGACGAGGGGTCATGTGAATTGGATGTCTGGCCTGATCTTCAAGGCTTAACATGTGATGCTATTTCTCGAACGTCGTTTGGAAGTAATTacgaagaaggaaaaagaatatTTGACCTCCTCAAGGAACTTACCGATCTTACAgttcattttataataaaagcAATTGTCATACCAGGGTACAG GTTTCTGCCGATCCCATCTAATAGAAGGCTAAAAGCTATTGACAAAGAAATAAAAGCTTCTCTTAATGCTCTCATCAACAAAAGAGAGCAAGCAATGAGTGCTGGTGAAGATGCAAAGAATGACTTGTTGGGTTTACTTCTGGAATCCAATTTTAGAGAAATACAAGAGCATGGAAATACCAAGAGCGTCGGAATGAGCATTGAAGATGTGATTGACGAATGTAAAATATTCTACGTTGCTGGACAAGAAACAACCTCAGTTCTTCTTACCTGGACCATGGTTTTATTGGCTCAGTATCCGAATTGGCAAGCACGCGCAAGAGAAGAGGTTGTGCAAGTCTTTGGTAACAAAACACCAGATTTCGATGGGCTAAATCACCTTAAAGTT GTTACCATGATTTTGTATGAAGTTCTTAGGTTATACCCGCCGGTAATTATGCTTAATCGAGATGTTCATGAAGAAATAAAGCTTGGAAATTTGCTATTACCTGCCGGAGTGCAGATCTCGGTGCCAACAATCCTCCTTCACCAAGATCATGAACTATGGGGTGATGATGCCTCTGAGTTCAAACCAGAGAGGTTTGCTGAAGGTGTTTCAAAGGCAACAAAGAGTCAGGTCTCATTCCTTCCATTTGGATGGGGTCCTCGAATATGCGTTGGACAAaacttttctttgattgaaGCAAAAATGGCTTTGGCAATGGTTTTACAGCGCTACTCTTTTGAGCTCTCTCCGTCGTATATTCATGCTCCTCGCACAGTCATAACTCTTCAGCCACAGCACGGTGCTCCAATGATATTACGTAAACTCTAA